A portion of the Paenibacillus hamazuiensis genome contains these proteins:
- a CDS encoding DUF1540 domain-containing protein: MDKPLVKCSVANCEYWAQGNRCGADQIMIEIDQHAGFTEEFAGEDFNDVHQDTASSSRVTCCKTFEPKKRK, encoded by the coding sequence ATGGATAAGCCATTGGTGAAATGCAGTGTGGCCAACTGCGAATATTGGGCGCAGGGGAACCGCTGCGGCGCAGACCAGATCATGATCGAGATCGACCAGCATGCGGGATTTACAGAAGAATTCGCCGGGGAAGACTTTAACGATGTGCATCAGGATACGGCTTCCAGCTCTCGCGTTACCTGCTGCAAAACGTTTGAGCCGAAAAAACGCAAATGA
- a CDS encoding tRNA (adenine(22)-N(1))-methyltransferase has translation MIKLSKRLQTIADLVPPGSRIADIGSDHALLPTYLAERGIIAFGIAGEVNEGPFHAADKQIHEAGVRHVVEARLGNGLQVVSEGEVGVVTIAGMGGSLIASILEAGRSKLFSVNRLILQPNVGEDQVREWLIANHWSLTEEHILEEDGKIYEILCAVPEKAAVVSNDRLYEPRMIGGVRLSRRRLVKMGPYLVERPVDVWFKKWELELDKMEMICRQLGKSNLPASREKEHELREEMNEIREVLRCLQKDKPLFK, from the coding sequence ATGATCAAATTGTCAAAGCGGCTGCAAACGATCGCCGATCTCGTCCCGCCGGGAAGCCGGATCGCGGATATCGGGTCGGATCATGCGCTGCTGCCAACTTATTTGGCCGAGCGGGGGATCATCGCGTTCGGCATAGCCGGCGAAGTAAACGAAGGCCCGTTTCATGCGGCAGACAAGCAAATCCATGAAGCGGGCGTAAGGCATGTTGTGGAGGCGCGCCTCGGCAACGGGCTGCAGGTCGTTAGCGAGGGCGAGGTCGGTGTGGTGACGATCGCCGGGATGGGCGGGAGCTTGATCGCCTCCATATTGGAAGCGGGCCGTTCCAAGTTATTTTCCGTTAATAGGCTGATTTTGCAGCCGAACGTTGGTGAGGATCAAGTCAGAGAATGGCTTATCGCCAACCATTGGTCCTTGACGGAAGAGCACATTCTGGAGGAAGACGGGAAAATTTACGAGATTTTATGCGCCGTTCCGGAAAAAGCCGCAGTCGTTTCGAACGATCGATTGTATGAGCCGAGAATGATTGGAGGCGTACGTTTGTCGCGGCGCAGGCTCGTGAAAATGGGGCCTTATCTGGTGGAACGCCCCGTGGACGTTTGGTTTAAAAAATGGGAGCTGGAACTGGACAAAATGGAGATGATTTGCCGGCAGCTCGGCAAATCGAATTTGCCGGCATCCCGCGAAAAAGAACATGAGCTGAGAGAAGAGATGAACGAAATCAGGGAGGTGCTCCGTTGTTTGCAAAAGGACAAACCGTTATTCAAATAA
- a CDS encoding glycoside hydrolase family 15 protein — MNRLRQLVERSIQIIKLNQHPSGSYVACPMFLHYGYSWLRDGTFIAYAMDCSGEHDSALKFYEWVDRVVGGKKEQIRTLLQRHREHQFIPQNDYLNARYHLGGGEDYSEWGHFQLDGYGTWLWGLSEHVGRTGNDRLIEKFRETIEATADYLQAFWMMPNFDCWEEHGDSLHPSTLACIYGGLKAAEKWLGRPDLGQTCEDIRKLLLAHAVHDGHFVKNFRHDGQGGFMQGNTGVDASLLWLAVPFSIFGPEEPAMKRTIEMIKAELQGPGGGIRRYAGDTYYGGGEWLLLTAWHGWVQLKTGNTDEADKALHWIVDQSDELGRLPEQASQYADQAAYEGWMKRWGHPAIPLLWSHAMFLVLYRQQVAE, encoded by the coding sequence ATGAATCGTTTGCGGCAGTTGGTGGAGCGCAGCATTCAAATCATTAAGCTGAACCAGCATCCGAGCGGAAGTTATGTCGCGTGCCCGATGTTTTTGCACTATGGCTACTCCTGGCTGCGGGACGGCACGTTTATCGCTTATGCGATGGATTGCTCCGGTGAACACGACAGCGCCTTAAAGTTTTACGAATGGGTGGACCGGGTAGTCGGCGGGAAAAAGGAGCAAATCCGCACGCTTTTGCAAAGACACCGCGAACATCAGTTCATTCCGCAAAACGATTATTTGAACGCGAGGTATCATTTGGGCGGAGGAGAGGATTATTCCGAATGGGGCCATTTTCAGCTTGACGGTTACGGCACATGGCTTTGGGGGTTATCCGAACATGTCGGGCGTACCGGAAACGACCGATTGATTGAAAAATTCCGCGAAACGATCGAAGCGACGGCCGATTATTTGCAGGCTTTTTGGATGATGCCGAATTTCGACTGCTGGGAAGAACACGGCGACAGCCTGCATCCGTCAACGCTTGCTTGCATTTACGGAGGGCTTAAGGCAGCTGAAAAATGGCTCGGCCGGCCCGATCTCGGGCAAACATGCGAGGACATCAGGAAGCTGCTGCTCGCGCACGCGGTTCACGACGGGCATTTTGTGAAAAATTTTCGCCACGACGGGCAGGGCGGCTTCATGCAAGGCAATACCGGCGTCGATGCCAGCTTGCTTTGGCTTGCCGTGCCCTTTTCCATATTTGGTCCGGAAGAACCGGCGATGAAACGAACGATAGAAATGATAAAAGCGGAGCTGCAAGGGCCGGGAGGCGGCATCCGCAGGTACGCCGGAGATACCTATTACGGCGGCGGGGAGTGGCTGCTGCTCACCGCTTGGCACGGCTGGGTGCAGCTGAAAACCGGCAATACGGACGAAGCGGATAAGGCGCTCCACTGGATTGTGGACCAATCTGACGAACTGGGCCGACTGCCGGAGCAGGCTTCGCAATATGCCGATCAAGCAGCGTATGAGGGTTGGATGAAACGTTGGGGGCATCCGGCGATTCCGCTGCTGTGGTCCCATGCGATGTTTCTGGTGCTTTATCGCCAGCAGGTGGCAGAATAA
- a CDS encoding YpuI family protein, with translation MAVHNVKNVCETTRAKLKEAISKMEQFLNQHSLQELNSENDGAMEEFYKGYLSDTRHLLVFSEVAYEKLGVSLRRPTFNVEYAEKVLYEVYHSCVNNFFYPKNECYSEDGRYAYTGQDAIRFRKKPARDVRNLTVELSKIFEELREDLSYYETDYITQKRMQGEKV, from the coding sequence ATGGCTGTGCATAACGTGAAAAACGTCTGCGAAACGACGAGAGCCAAGCTGAAAGAAGCCATTTCGAAAATGGAGCAGTTTTTGAACCAGCATTCGCTGCAAGAGTTGAACTCGGAAAACGATGGAGCGATGGAAGAATTTTATAAGGGTTATCTTTCGGATACGCGGCATTTGCTCGTATTCAGCGAGGTCGCTTATGAGAAACTGGGCGTCAGCCTGCGCCGCCCGACTTTCAATGTCGAGTATGCGGAAAAGGTGCTGTATGAGGTGTACCACAGCTGTGTGAACAATTTCTTTTATCCGAAAAACGAATGTTATTCCGAAGACGGCCGTTACGCTTATACCGGGCAGGATGCGATCCGCTTCCGCAAGAAGCCGGCCCGCGATGTGCGCAACCTGACTGTAGAACTTTCGAAAATTTTCGAAGAGCTTCGCGAAGACCTCTCTTATTATGAAACGGACTACATCACGCAAAAAAGAATGCAGGGCGAGAAAGTATAA
- the thiI gene encoding tRNA uracil 4-sulfurtransferase ThiI, which produces MKPDLIVVRLGELTLKGRNRHRFEKKVISHIRRVLKPYRTVKLELEFGRIYIALNGQTYEPVAEELRKVFGLGSFSPAFSVEPEIEEIRQLALALFRQQTPPPQTFKVTTRRADKSFPYDSQEMNRLVGGYILQSVPGLSVDVHRPEADIRVEIREGRAFVYSQVTQGTGGFPLGSNGKAMLMISGGIDSPVAGWLAMKQGLEIEAVHFHSFPYTSERSQQKVQDLVRRLADYGGTIKLHMVPFTDIQTRLVQDYNENLLITIMRRTMFRIAEQLAGLSGADALVTGESLGQVASQTMASLKAIGQAVAIPVLQPLIFQDKQDIIDIAQRIGTYPISILPHEDCCTIFLPPSPSTNPSLRVVEGIERNLPWLPEMIAETVRKTEVITIGAELPDPYEKLF; this is translated from the coding sequence ATGAAACCGGATCTTATTGTTGTGCGGTTGGGGGAGCTTACTTTAAAGGGGCGCAACCGCCACCGTTTTGAAAAAAAAGTAATCAGCCATATTCGGCGGGTGCTGAAGCCGTATCGAACCGTCAAACTCGAGTTGGAGTTCGGCCGCATATATATCGCGTTAAACGGGCAAACCTACGAGCCGGTGGCCGAAGAGCTGCGCAAAGTGTTCGGCCTCGGCTCGTTCAGCCCGGCTTTCAGTGTAGAACCGGAGATCGAAGAGATCCGTCAACTCGCGCTCGCCTTGTTCCGGCAGCAAACCCCGCCTCCGCAAACGTTCAAGGTAACGACGCGGCGGGCGGATAAATCGTTCCCTTACGACTCGCAGGAAATGAACAGGCTTGTCGGCGGGTACATATTGCAGTCGGTGCCGGGGCTCAGCGTCGATGTGCATCGTCCGGAAGCCGACATCCGCGTGGAAATTCGCGAGGGCCGGGCTTTCGTGTACTCACAGGTGACGCAGGGAACGGGCGGGTTTCCGCTCGGCTCGAACGGCAAGGCAATGCTGATGATTTCCGGCGGCATCGATAGCCCTGTGGCCGGCTGGCTCGCGATGAAGCAGGGGCTTGAAATCGAGGCGGTTCATTTTCACAGCTTTCCGTATACGAGCGAGCGGTCCCAGCAAAAAGTGCAGGATCTCGTCCGCAGGTTGGCCGACTACGGAGGCACGATCAAGCTGCACATGGTTCCTTTTACCGATATACAAACCCGGCTCGTCCAAGATTATAACGAAAACTTGCTGATTACGATCATGCGCAGAACGATGTTCAGGATCGCGGAGCAGCTTGCGGGTCTAAGCGGGGCGGACGCGCTTGTAACCGGTGAGAGCTTGGGGCAGGTTGCGAGCCAGACGATGGCCAGCCTTAAAGCGATCGGACAAGCGGTGGCGATCCCTGTGCTTCAGCCGCTGATTTTTCAAGATAAGCAGGATATTATCGATATTGCACAGCGAATCGGGACGTATCCGATTTCGATCTTGCCGCACGAAGACTGCTGTACGATCTTTCTCCCGCCGTCGCCGAGCACGAATCCGAGCCTGCGCGTCGTGGAAGGCATTGAGCGAAATTTGCCTTGGCTGCCGGAAATGATCGCCGAGACGGTGCGCAAAACCGAAGTAATTACGATCGGGGCAGAACTACCCGATCCTTATGAAAAATTATTTTAG
- a CDS encoding lytic transglycosylase domain-containing protein, giving the protein MNVDPRIMKELLQLELLGKSSLLSGGAAAGEEAETSDFAGMLQELMGTTSTSGATGDTAKASSAAARTAFKPGISPFMFDAQDGAQDAGKYASGKRVDYEAYIQQASRQYGVPSSLVKAVIEAESSFNPRAVSRAGAKGLMQLMDGTAQGFGVTDSFDPQQNINAGTQYLANLLVKYNGNEGMALAAYNAGSGRVNRLGVSSDREMMDKLHMLPEETRHYVRRVLGLKQNYTAGLS; this is encoded by the coding sequence ATGAACGTCGATCCAAGGATCATGAAAGAATTGCTGCAGCTCGAGCTGCTCGGTAAATCGAGTCTGTTGTCGGGCGGCGCCGCGGCGGGAGAGGAAGCGGAAACCTCCGATTTTGCCGGGATGCTGCAGGAGTTGATGGGAACTACGTCCACTTCCGGAGCGACCGGCGATACGGCTAAGGCTTCGTCCGCAGCAGCAAGAACCGCGTTTAAGCCGGGCATAAGTCCTTTTATGTTTGATGCGCAGGACGGTGCACAGGATGCCGGCAAATACGCGTCAGGCAAACGGGTGGATTACGAAGCGTATATTCAGCAAGCCAGCCGGCAGTACGGCGTCCCTTCCAGCCTCGTGAAAGCAGTGATCGAAGCGGAGTCGTCATTTAATCCGCGGGCCGTATCGCGAGCCGGCGCTAAAGGGCTGATGCAGCTGATGGACGGAACCGCGCAAGGATTCGGAGTGACCGATTCCTTCGACCCGCAGCAAAACATCAATGCCGGAACGCAATATTTGGCTAATTTGCTGGTGAAATATAACGGGAACGAAGGCATGGCGCTCGCTGCATACAACGCCGGTTCGGGCCGCGTTAACCGGCTTGGCGTCAGCAGCGATCGCGAGATGATGGACAAGCTTCACATGCTGCCGGAGGAGACGCGGCATTATGTTCGGCGGGTGCTCGGTTTGAAGCAAAACTACACAGCGGGCTTGTCTTGA
- a CDS encoding Nif3-like dinuclear metal center hexameric protein yields the protein MFAKGQTVIQIMERLAPKHYAVPDDKIGLQLGTLQKDINKVLVALDVTEEVVDEAIREQAGLIIAHHAIIFRPLAHLQTDTPAGKLYEKLIKHDIAVYIAHTNLDVADGGINDLMAEALGLKGLTHLEAVHTEKLKKLVVFVPEDHHEKLQQALFASGAGWIGHYSHCSFNIEGTGTFLPQEGTDPYIGKPGKLEKVNEVRLETVVPSGIERKVVQAMLKAHPYEEVAYDLYPMDLNGRTFGLGRVGKLGEPVTLRELTERVKAAFDVPAARVVGDLNRPVKKVAVLGGSGSRYVRHALFAGADVLVTGDIDYHTAHDALAAGLALIDPGHNIEKIMKASVADYLQKQLAEQKYKTAVIPSQVNTEPFQFL from the coding sequence TTGTTTGCAAAAGGACAAACCGTTATTCAAATAATGGAGCGGCTCGCTCCGAAACATTATGCGGTACCGGACGATAAAATCGGGCTTCAGCTCGGTACGCTGCAAAAGGATATCAATAAGGTGCTGGTCGCCCTCGACGTGACGGAGGAAGTTGTGGACGAAGCGATTCGCGAGCAGGCGGGCCTGATCATCGCCCACCATGCGATCATCTTCCGGCCGCTTGCGCATCTGCAAACGGATACTCCCGCCGGCAAGCTGTACGAGAAGCTGATCAAACACGATATCGCGGTATACATCGCCCATACGAATCTGGACGTTGCGGACGGCGGAATCAATGACTTAATGGCCGAAGCTTTAGGTTTAAAAGGACTAACCCACCTCGAAGCCGTACATACGGAGAAGCTGAAAAAGCTGGTTGTGTTCGTTCCGGAGGATCATCACGAAAAGCTGCAGCAAGCTTTGTTTGCGTCCGGAGCCGGATGGATCGGACATTACAGCCACTGCAGTTTCAACATTGAAGGGACAGGAACGTTTTTGCCGCAGGAAGGAACGGATCCGTATATCGGCAAGCCGGGCAAGCTGGAAAAAGTGAACGAAGTCCGTTTGGAAACGGTCGTACCGTCCGGCATCGAGCGCAAAGTGGTTCAAGCGATGCTGAAGGCGCATCCGTATGAAGAAGTCGCCTACGACTTGTACCCCATGGACCTGAACGGCCGTACTTTCGGTCTGGGCCGCGTCGGCAAGCTGGGTGAGCCGGTCACTTTGCGCGAGCTGACGGAACGCGTCAAAGCCGCATTTGACGTCCCTGCCGCCCGAGTGGTCGGAGATTTGAACCGTCCGGTGAAAAAAGTCGCCGTATTGGGCGGTTCCGGCAGCCGCTATGTGCGGCATGCGCTGTTTGCCGGCGCTGATGTGCTTGTCACAGGCGATATCGATTATCATACCGCACACGATGCACTTGCTGCGGGACTTGCGCTGATCGATCCCGGCCACAATATTGAAAAAATCATGAAAGCCAGCGTTGCCGATTATTTACAGAAACAGCTCGCCGAGCAAAAGTACAAAACAGCGGTTATCCCGTCGCAGGTAAATACGGAACCGTTCCAGTTCTTGTAA
- the rpoD gene encoding RNA polymerase sigma factor RpoD has product MANDQRTEIETELTLEQVKEQLIEQGKKRSSLTYKDIMEKLAPFDQDPEQIDEFFEQLSELGIDVGNESDDEDPVLGGDQEHDEFNFDDDLSLPPGIKINDPVRMYLKEIGRVPLLSADEEIDLAKRIEKGDEEAKRRLAEANLRLVVSIAKRYVGRGMLFLDLIQEGNMGLIKAVEKFDHMKGFKFSTYATWWIRQAITRAIADQARTIRIPVHMVETINKLIRVSRQLLQELGREPTPEEIAKEMDLSTDKVREIMKIAQEPVSLETPIGEEDDSHLGDFIEDQEALAPADAAAYELLKEQLEDVLDTLTEREENVLRLRFGLDDGRTRTLEEVGKVFGVTRERIRQIEAKALRKLRHPSRSKRLKDFLE; this is encoded by the coding sequence ATGGCGAACGATCAGCGCACAGAAATAGAGACGGAATTGACCCTGGAGCAGGTCAAGGAGCAACTGATCGAGCAAGGAAAGAAGCGCTCGTCCCTGACATACAAAGACATCATGGAGAAATTGGCGCCGTTCGATCAGGATCCCGAACAAATTGATGAATTTTTCGAGCAGCTCTCGGAGCTCGGCATCGATGTGGGGAACGAATCCGATGACGAGGATCCTGTGCTCGGAGGCGATCAGGAGCACGACGAATTCAACTTCGACGATGATCTGTCGCTCCCGCCCGGCATTAAAATCAACGATCCTGTCCGCATGTATTTAAAGGAAATCGGCCGGGTTCCGCTGCTCTCCGCGGATGAGGAAATCGATTTGGCGAAGCGAATCGAAAAGGGGGACGAAGAGGCCAAACGCCGGCTGGCGGAGGCAAATCTTCGTTTGGTTGTCAGCATTGCAAAGAGATACGTAGGCCGGGGAATGCTGTTCCTCGATCTGATCCAGGAAGGTAACATGGGTCTGATCAAGGCGGTCGAGAAATTCGACCATATGAAGGGCTTCAAATTCAGTACGTACGCCACATGGTGGATTCGTCAGGCCATAACCCGCGCGATTGCCGACCAGGCAAGAACGATCCGGATTCCGGTACATATGGTGGAAACGATCAATAAGCTTATTCGCGTCTCCCGCCAGCTGCTGCAGGAGCTTGGACGCGAGCCGACGCCGGAAGAGATCGCCAAGGAAATGGACCTGAGCACGGACAAAGTCAGAGAGATCATGAAGATCGCGCAGGAGCCGGTTTCGCTCGAAACGCCGATCGGAGAAGAAGACGATTCGCATTTGGGGGATTTTATCGAGGACCAGGAGGCGCTCGCCCCTGCCGATGCGGCTGCCTATGAGCTGCTCAAGGAGCAGCTGGAGGATGTGCTCGATACGCTTACCGAACGTGAGGAAAACGTGCTGCGGCTTCGTTTTGGCCTTGATGACGGCCGTACGCGAACGCTGGAGGAAGTAGGCAAAGTGTTCGGGGTTACGCGCGAGCGGATTCGCCAGATCGAAGCGAAGGCGCTTCGAAAGCTTAGACATCCGAGCCGGAGCAAACGGCTGAAAGACTTTTTAGAATAA
- a CDS encoding cysteine desulfurase family protein, giving the protein MIYFDYAATTPPYEEVADTVAEVMKRHYGNPSSLHRLGVEAEALVARARETIAQTLEVSPQEIVFTGSGTESNTLAILGAVRRFKQRGNHIITTQIEHASVYETYRKLESEGFRVTYLPVDETGQVRLEELENSLTPETILVSVMFVNNEMGRIQPIERIGRLLQRYPKALFHVDGVQAYGKLDVKPKQLGIDLMACSAHKFRGPKGVGFLYCRSGLELEPLLLGGGQEQGLRSGTENVPALVGMAKAARLSHERRPAFYANTRELRRLLVQGIKDIPELVVNGSEEEEDMAPHIVHFSYPGMKSEVVVHALEQHDIYISTRSACSSGEAEPSRVLVAMDCPRERSISGLRISYGLEHTKSDAETFLRALRQVVKQLAPTATKPGRR; this is encoded by the coding sequence TTGATTTATTTCGATTATGCGGCCACGACGCCGCCCTATGAGGAAGTGGCCGATACGGTAGCGGAAGTGATGAAGCGGCATTACGGAAACCCTTCGTCGCTGCACCGGCTCGGCGTGGAAGCTGAAGCGCTGGTGGCCAGAGCCCGGGAGACGATAGCGCAGACGCTGGAGGTCAGCCCGCAGGAAATCGTTTTTACCGGAAGCGGCACGGAAAGCAATACGCTGGCTATTTTAGGAGCGGTACGGCGCTTTAAGCAGCGCGGCAACCATATCATTACGACGCAGATCGAGCATGCTTCCGTGTACGAAACCTATCGGAAGCTCGAGTCGGAAGGTTTTCGCGTCACGTATTTGCCGGTCGACGAAACGGGGCAGGTTCGTTTGGAAGAGCTGGAAAACAGCTTGACCCCGGAGACGATTTTGGTCAGCGTCATGTTCGTAAATAACGAGATGGGGCGGATCCAGCCGATCGAGCGGATCGGCAGGCTGCTGCAGCGTTATCCGAAAGCGCTTTTTCATGTGGACGGTGTGCAGGCCTACGGGAAGCTGGATGTAAAGCCGAAGCAGCTCGGCATCGACCTGATGGCCTGCTCGGCCCATAAATTTCGCGGTCCCAAAGGAGTCGGCTTCCTGTACTGCCGCTCGGGACTCGAGCTTGAACCGCTGCTGCTCGGAGGCGGACAGGAGCAGGGGCTGCGCTCGGGCACCGAAAATGTGCCCGCTCTTGTCGGCATGGCCAAGGCTGCCCGCTTATCGCACGAGAGGAGGCCGGCATTCTACGCAAACACGCGAGAGCTTAGAAGGCTTCTCGTGCAAGGGATAAAAGACATCCCCGAACTGGTCGTTAACGGTTCGGAAGAGGAAGAAGATATGGCTCCGCATATCGTTCATTTCTCATACCCGGGTATGAAGTCGGAAGTTGTGGTACATGCTTTAGAACAGCATGATATTTACATATCGACGCGGTCGGCATGCTCTTCGGGCGAGGCGGAACCAAGCCGTGTCCTTGTAGCGATGGACTGCCCGCGCGAGCGTTCGATCAGCGGGCTGCGCATCAGCTACGGCTTGGAGCATACGAAAAGCGATGCGGAAACGTTTTTGCGGGCGCTCCGGCAAGTCGTGAAGCAGCTTGCGCCAACAGCCACAAAACCGGGGCGGAGGTAG
- a CDS encoding S8 family peptidase produces the protein MNKSKYVWTFLAVLAGGVLLFPRGEQQMKPETVTPAAELKMKEATLSQDVALTDELCRNQCSLSFQNTLSHIKANADVKSALQQLQQEHPHMQQLIYSRAGQTLDKGISVGKLDEAVSAKVRPYMDSAKYNADVGTGFKSPPVNVLDHTYFVIGEPTGDGSSIVGVVQQTILKEVTEHQRKNLRLIPYPSENRFNVKSVDADTLRDLKVDHPEDNEGASHYHANEIVVRFRNTPSEADLTKIQTEIRASGHRKLGYTYVFDSAHMEAKQLMDYFRKWDVVYAEPHFLYLTNDLPQTSANTDDSVFVPNDVLYSRYQWNLPLIETEKGWSLTKGSQDVVVAVVDTGVDLNHPDLKDQLVSGLNVVSPDSPPQDDVGHGTHVSGVISALVNNNLGVAGMSWYNRIMPVKVLDSSGAGSTYSVAQGIIWATDHGAKVINMSLGNYADAQFLHDAIRYAFDRDVVLIAASGNDNTDRPGYPAAYPEVFAVAATDSQKNKASFSNYGDYIDVAAPGVSIASTFPHNQYAALSGTSMASPHVTALAALIRSANPQLKNTEVMDIMRQTAQDLGPQGKDTYYGYGLIDVVKALESASQNNSSLANWPQQTQRLLEKIIGRYTGGTP, from the coding sequence GTGAATAAAAGCAAATATGTTTGGACTTTCCTTGCCGTCCTTGCCGGAGGGGTGCTTCTTTTTCCGCGGGGGGAGCAGCAGATGAAACCCGAAACCGTAACCCCTGCGGCGGAGTTAAAGATGAAAGAAGCGACATTATCGCAGGACGTGGCTTTAACCGATGAATTGTGCCGCAACCAATGCAGCCTCAGCTTCCAAAATACGCTGTCGCATATCAAGGCGAACGCGGACGTGAAGTCCGCACTGCAGCAGCTTCAGCAGGAGCATCCTCATATGCAGCAGCTGATTTATTCCCGTGCCGGGCAGACGCTGGACAAAGGCATATCGGTCGGAAAGCTGGACGAAGCGGTCAGCGCCAAGGTGCGCCCGTATATGGACTCTGCCAAATACAATGCCGATGTAGGCACGGGCTTCAAATCACCGCCGGTTAACGTGCTGGATCACACCTATTTTGTCATCGGCGAACCGACCGGTGACGGCTCGTCGATCGTCGGGGTTGTGCAGCAGACGATTTTGAAGGAAGTAACCGAACATCAGCGTAAAAACTTGCGCCTCATCCCCTATCCATCGGAAAACAGGTTCAATGTCAAATCGGTGGATGCCGATACGCTTCGCGACCTTAAGGTCGATCATCCGGAGGACAACGAAGGAGCTAGCCATTACCACGCGAACGAAATCGTCGTCCGTTTCCGAAATACCCCATCGGAAGCGGATTTGACGAAAATTCAGACGGAAATCCGGGCGAGCGGTCACCGCAAGCTCGGCTACACGTATGTTTTCGATTCGGCCCATATGGAAGCGAAGCAGCTTATGGACTATTTCCGCAAATGGGATGTCGTTTATGCCGAACCGCATTTCCTTTATTTGACCAACGATTTGCCGCAGACGTCCGCCAATACGGACGATTCGGTTTTTGTGCCCAACGATGTTTTGTACAGCAGGTACCAATGGAATTTGCCTTTAATTGAAACGGAAAAAGGCTGGTCCTTGACCAAGGGTTCCCAGGACGTCGTCGTGGCCGTGGTGGACACCGGAGTGGATTTGAACCACCCGGATTTGAAAGACCAGCTTGTATCGGGACTCAACGTCGTCTCTCCCGATTCGCCGCCGCAGGATGACGTAGGCCATGGAACCCACGTTTCCGGTGTCATCTCGGCGCTTGTTAACAACAATCTCGGCGTAGCCGGCATGAGCTGGTACAACCGCATTATGCCGGTTAAAGTGCTTGATTCCAGCGGCGCGGGAAGCACCTATTCCGTCGCACAAGGCATCATTTGGGCAACGGACCACGGAGCCAAGGTGATCAACATGAGCCTGGGCAACTATGCCGACGCACAGTTCCTGCACGATGCGATCCGCTATGCGTTTGACCGCGATGTGGTGCTGATCGCGGCAAGCGGCAACGATAATACGGACAGGCCGGGTTACCCGGCGGCTTATCCGGAAGTATTTGCCGTAGCCGCCACCGATTCGCAAAAAAATAAAGCCAGCTTTTCCAACTATGGAGACTACATCGATGTCGCTGCACCCGGCGTCAGCATCGCCAGCACGTTCCCGCATAATCAATATGCCGCGCTGTCCGGTACATCGATGGCAAGTCCGCACGTGACCGCCTTGGCGGCACTGATCCGTTCGGCGAATCCGCAGCTGAAAAACACGGAAGTAATGGACATTATGCGCCAAACCGCCCAGGATCTCGGGCCGCAGGGCAAAGATACGTATTACGGTTATGGGCTGATCGATGTCGTTAAGGCGCTGGAAAGCGCGAGCCAGAACAACTCGTCGCTGGCGAACTGGCCGCAGCAAACGCAGCGTTTGTTGGAGAAAATCATCGGCCGGTATACGGGGGGGACCCCCTAA